Part of the Flavobacteriales bacterium genome is shown below.
GACTACTTCGAGATGATTAGACATTGTAACTTAGAAACGTTTGTTGGAGATATCTACAACAGATGGGGTGAGAAGTTATATCACTGGGAGAACCCAGAAGCAGCATGGGATGGACGTACTTTATCCGGTGAAGAAGTGCCAGATGGTGTTTACTTCTATGTGATCTCAGCTAGAGGCTTCGATGGAGTTAATCGTGCAGACATGAACGATAAAAGTGTAGAGACTGTAGCAGGTAGCGTTACAATAATTAGATAAAAATTCAAGAAATTAATTAAAGGGATATCAAGAAATTGATATCCCTTTTTTATTTTAGTTCAAATTTATAATATGGCTGCAGCAGAAACTACGCAAATAGAACTGGGCTTTACCGCTCCAGATTTCAACTTGCTAAATACAATTACGGGAGAAAACCTAAGTTTAGATCAGCTGAGTATAGGAAACGGTCTTCTTGTTATGTTTATATGCAATCACTGTCCATATGTAATTCATATAATGGAGCAACTCGTAAGCCTAGCCAATGACTATAAAAGCCAAGGAATCACAACTGTCGCAATAAGTTCTAATGATGTTGAAAATTATCCTCAAGATTCTCCTGAAAAAATGAAAGAACTAGCTAGCGAGTATGGATTTAGTTTCCCGTATTTATATGATGAAACACAGGAAATAGCAAAATTATACGATGCTGTCTGTACTCCTGATTTTAGCATTTTTGACGATGATCTGAAATGTGTTTATAGAGGTCAGTTAGATGGCTCTCGGCCAGGAAATGATCTTTCCGTTACCGGTTCTGATATAAGAAAGGCGTTGGATGCAATAGTAAATAAAACTAGCGTTAGTACTAATCAAATTCCAAGTATCGGCTGCAGTATTAAATGGAAGTAGAGGTTTCTACTCCTCTTAGCGTTGCTACTTATAAAGGGGTAAATTTGACACAGTCCAAACATTATGCGCACCGTTCAATATTTATTATTCATTTTATTCATATGCGCAGCTACAACCTATGGGCAAAACTATCCCGTCAATGTTTTTGGTATTCAGTTTAAACCTGTAATCCCAGGTAGTTTAATAGACGATAAAACACAATCTAGGGTAAGGGGAGGAGTCATTTATTCAATCGAAAAGTTAATAGGTTATTCGGCTGGAAT
Proteins encoded:
- a CDS encoding thioredoxin family protein, which produces MAAAETTQIELGFTAPDFNLLNTITGENLSLDQLSIGNGLLVMFICNHCPYVIHIMEQLVSLANDYKSQGITTVAISSNDVENYPQDSPEKMKELASEYGFSFPYLYDETQEIAKLYDAVCTPDFSIFDDDLKCVYRGQLDGSRPGNDLSVTGSDIRKALDAIVNKTSVSTNQIPSIGCSIKWK